From a single Shewanella donghaensis genomic region:
- a CDS encoding MFS transporter yields the protein MANNGLSGIEKKVAFSLASVFGLRMMGLFMIMPVFALYGQHLEGFSPLWVGIAIGAYGLTQAVLQIPMGMLSDKYGRKPIILAGLVVFAIGSIVAAMSDHIYGVVLGRAIQGMGAIAAAVLALAADLTRDEQRTKVMAIIGMCIGFSFALSLLAGPIVAQYAGLEGLFFLTAILAVLGMIIVQVLVPNPVSQAPKGDTVATPTKLKRMLMDPQLFRLDAGIFILHLVLTAVFVALPLDLVDAGLVKEKHWMLYFPAFIGAFFLMVPLIIIGVKRNNTKTMFQISLMIMMVALAAMGMYADNLWVLTAAVVLFFTGFNYLEASLPSLIAKFCPVGDKGSAMGVYSTSQFLGAFCGGMLGGGAYQLVGAAGVFYVALGLMFIWLLLTIGMEKPVLLKSYTLEAKAKDRAHAKDMATQLSLLAGVAEAIVVIEEKAAYLKVDDQFDLSEARAVLGSVN from the coding sequence ATGGCCAACAATGGACTATCCGGCATTGAGAAGAAAGTCGCTTTTTCGTTAGCCAGCGTGTTTGGTTTACGAATGATGGGCTTATTTATGATCATGCCCGTCTTCGCACTTTATGGCCAACATTTAGAAGGCTTCTCACCTTTATGGGTGGGGATTGCTATTGGCGCTTACGGACTAACTCAAGCTGTTTTACAAATCCCAATGGGAATGTTGTCAGATAAATACGGCCGTAAGCCCATTATTTTGGCTGGTTTGGTGGTCTTTGCTATTGGTAGCATTGTTGCTGCCATGTCGGATCATATTTATGGGGTGGTGTTGGGCCGAGCAATACAAGGGATGGGAGCGATTGCTGCTGCCGTGTTAGCGCTTGCCGCCGATTTAACTCGTGATGAACAGCGAACTAAGGTCATGGCTATTATTGGCATGTGTATTGGTTTTTCGTTTGCGTTGTCATTACTAGCAGGGCCAATTGTCGCTCAATATGCAGGTTTAGAAGGTTTGTTCTTCTTAACGGCTATTTTAGCCGTACTAGGCATGATTATCGTCCAGGTGTTGGTGCCGAATCCGGTGTCACAAGCACCTAAAGGCGATACGGTTGCAACGCCGACTAAGTTAAAGCGGATGTTAATGGATCCGCAACTGTTCAGGCTGGATGCGGGGATTTTTATCCTTCACTTAGTGCTTACAGCAGTGTTTGTGGCGTTGCCATTAGATTTAGTTGATGCAGGCTTAGTGAAAGAAAAGCATTGGATGTTGTATTTCCCTGCCTTTATTGGGGCGTTTTTCTTAATGGTACCGTTAATTATCATTGGTGTTAAACGTAACAACACTAAAACCATGTTCCAAATATCGTTAATGATCATGATGGTCGCATTAGCGGCAATGGGTATGTACGCAGATAACTTATGGGTATTGACTGCTGCTGTGGTGTTGTTTTTCACAGGCTTTAATTACCTTGAAGCTTCATTGCCAAGTCTTATTGCGAAGTTTTGTCCAGTGGGTGATAAAGGTTCAGCAATGGGCGTTTATTCAACCAGTCAATTCTTAGGTGCCTTTTGTGGCGGTATGTTGGGTGGCGGTGCTTACCAACTTGTTGGTGCTGCAGGGGTATTTTATGTGGCATTGGGATTAATGTTTATTTGGTTATTATTGACCATTGGCATGGAAAAACCAGTGCTATTAAAAAGCTATACCCTTGAAGCAAAAGCTAAAGATAGAGCCCATGCTAAAGACATGGCAACTCAGCTGTCACTGCTAGCCGGAGTAGCTGAAGCGATAGTGGTGATAGAAGAGAAAGCAGCATATTTGAAAGTTGATGATCAATTCGATTTGAGTGAAGCGCGAGCTGTGTTAGGCTCTGTCAATTAG
- a CDS encoding single-stranded DNA-binding protein, giving the protein MASRGVNKVILVGNLGKDPEVRYMPNGNAVANFTVATSETWKDQQGQQQERTEWHNIVMYRRLAEVAGEYLKKGSKVYLEGKLQTSKWQDQTTGQDRYKTEINAMEMQMLDSRGQGGGQQGGMNQGYGNAPQQSAPQQNAPQQAQGGYGQQQQAQGGFQQPAQAQKPAYTPKPQAPAAQPAQQQGGFQQAPAQQPAQGGYQQAAPAQQQGGFQQPAPAQRPAPTPQAQNTTPDLGGDWDDDIPF; this is encoded by the coding sequence ATGGCCAGTCGTGGTGTAAATAAAGTAATTTTGGTTGGTAATTTAGGTAAAGATCCTGAAGTTCGTTACATGCCAAACGGTAATGCCGTAGCCAACTTTACTGTAGCTACAAGTGAGACTTGGAAAGACCAACAGGGTCAACAACAAGAGCGCACAGAATGGCACAATATCGTTATGTACCGTCGTTTAGCTGAAGTAGCTGGTGAATACCTGAAAAAAGGTTCTAAAGTTTACTTAGAAGGCAAATTGCAAACCAGTAAATGGCAAGACCAAACAACTGGCCAAGATCGCTATAAAACAGAAATTAATGCGATGGAAATGCAAATGCTTGATAGCCGCGGTCAAGGTGGTGGTCAACAAGGTGGCATGAACCAAGGCTACGGTAACGCTCCTCAACAGAGTGCTCCACAGCAAAATGCGCCTCAGCAAGCTCAAGGTGGTTACGGTCAGCAGCAACAAGCTCAAGGTGGTTTTCAACAACCAGCTCAAGCACAAAAGCCTGCTTACACGCCTAAGCCACAAGCGCCAGCAGCTCAACCTGCTCAGCAACAAGGTGGTTTTCAACAAGCACCTGCACAGCAACCAGCTCAAGGTGGTTATCAGCAAGCGGCACCTGCGCAGCAGCAAGGCGGTTTCCAACAACCCGCTCCTGCACAGCGTCCAGCGCCAACACCTCAAGCACAAAACACTACCCCTGATTTAGGCGGTGATTGGGATGATGATATCCCGTTCTAG
- a CDS encoding glycosyltransferase family 9 protein — protein MKKILYIRHDKIGDFTTKWPALSMLKQALPDATIDVFVAPVVKSFALACPHVDNVIIDTGDDDAIAAEIKAQNYDAAIVSLSQYRVYKLLKNANIPYKLVPTLNWYQYLYKHRTNAQYQKGISVWKSGCNVIEHFLKHHGYDIPKVQRPFWNVIDKKQLWQQYYNQQGQEKLIFAHPGTGGSSGGLPIGKFSQMLADIVTKTAHDCRVVITYSGDEKIIAQEMHTLLVDKGINVDMAKPLSSLSEFAESLVAADMFIAGSTGPLHLAGLHNVPTVGFYAGRRSAPHIRWQSLSADDRRLAYTPPVGKRTGRNMSLIDFDRAATEVADFLDSFYAADLT, from the coding sequence ATGAAAAAAATTCTTTATATCCGTCATGACAAAATTGGTGATTTTACGACTAAATGGCCAGCGTTAAGTATGCTAAAACAAGCATTACCTGATGCGACTATTGACGTTTTTGTTGCTCCGGTGGTGAAGAGTTTTGCCCTTGCTTGCCCACATGTTGATAATGTGATTATTGATACCGGTGATGATGATGCTATTGCTGCCGAAATAAAGGCTCAAAACTATGATGCCGCGATTGTTTCGCTGTCTCAATATCGAGTGTATAAACTACTAAAAAATGCCAATATTCCCTATAAGTTAGTGCCAACATTGAATTGGTATCAGTACTTGTATAAACACCGCACCAATGCACAATACCAAAAAGGTATTTCGGTCTGGAAAAGTGGATGTAATGTTATTGAACATTTTCTTAAACATCACGGCTACGATATCCCTAAAGTGCAGCGACCTTTTTGGAATGTTATTGATAAAAAACAGCTGTGGCAGCAATACTATAATCAGCAAGGTCAGGAAAAATTAATTTTTGCTCACCCTGGAACTGGCGGCTCATCGGGTGGTCTACCCATTGGGAAATTTTCACAAATGTTGGCTGATATTGTCACTAAAACAGCGCATGATTGTCGGGTGGTTATTACTTACAGTGGTGACGAAAAAATTATTGCCCAAGAAATGCATACTTTGTTAGTTGATAAAGGCATTAATGTTGATATGGCCAAGCCGTTATCAAGTTTGAGTGAATTCGCAGAGTCATTGGTGGCTGCAGATATGTTTATAGCGGGTTCTACAGGGCCACTTCACCTTGCTGGCTTACATAATGTGCCAACTGTGGGCTTTTACGCAGGCAGACGCTCTGCACCCCATATACGTTGGCAGTCACTATCAGCAGATGATCGCCGTTTGGCATATACACCACCAGTGGGTAAACGTACTGGGCGTAATATGTCATTAATTGATTTTGATCGAGCAGCAACTGAAGTGGCTGACTTTTTAGATTCATTTTATGCTGCTGACTTAACATAA